The Sporosarcina luteola genome contains a region encoding:
- a CDS encoding DUF2691 family protein has product MEGILFYIRNEHGKQLFEILEGIISSSWYWSVSPEEAYYTRDYNSRKPLPFFSETKTIMDGQTFIRHISEEDYILIFADIKAFPTLESVVEIDNETKFMKSSCKLGLIVSDSAQVIVYSREKQIILEILKRAESIGYKDIRFMNKEEIIAAVWGWMPRNWA; this is encoded by the coding sequence GTGGAGGGTATTTTATTCTATATAAGAAATGAGCATGGTAAACAATTGTTTGAAATCTTGGAAGGTATTATAAGTTCTTCTTGGTATTGGTCGGTTTCTCCAGAAGAGGCATATTACACAAGGGATTATAATTCGAGGAAGCCTTTACCATTCTTTTCAGAGACGAAAACAATTATGGACGGCCAAACATTTATAAGGCACATATCTGAAGAAGATTACATTTTAATATTCGCAGACATAAAAGCTTTTCCTACATTAGAAAGCGTTGTAGAGATTGATAACGAAACAAAATTCATGAAAAGCTCATGCAAACTGGGGCTTATAGTAAGTGATTCAGCTCAAGTGATAGTATACTCACGAGAAAAACAAATCATCCTGGAAATCTTAAAACGAGCCGAATCTATAGGTTATAAAGATATTAGATTCATGAATAAAGAAGAAATAATAGCAGCTGTGTGGGGATGGATGCCTAGAAATTGGGCATAA
- a CDS encoding YolD-like family protein — protein MKVNGDIKDRGRIKWTAMMLPEHLTELRDWHAEDELTERPELTEWDLAAIQEEIEIAYKRKCETLIKTWRDNRIVENQGIIEAIDLHSKAILLADPFGDIRIPIEHIISVQCID, from the coding sequence ATGAAAGTAAATGGAGATATAAAAGACCGTGGACGAATTAAATGGACAGCGATGATGTTGCCAGAGCATTTGACCGAATTAAGGGACTGGCACGCTGAGGATGAACTTACCGAACGTCCTGAACTGACAGAATGGGATTTGGCAGCCATCCAAGAGGAAATCGAAATAGCATATAAACGGAAATGCGAAACGTTAATAAAGACTTGGAGAGACAACCGCATAGTTGAAAACCAGGGCATTATCGAAGCAATTGATCTACATAGCAAAGCCATACTGTTGGCTGACCCATTTGGCGATATTCGTATACCAATCGAACATATCATATCAGTACAATGCATCGACTGA